The Microbacterium sp. LWO12-1.2 genome includes a window with the following:
- a CDS encoding methylated-DNA--[protein]-cysteine S-methyltransferase, whose product MTFRYDFAPTPFGDALAVFSDEGIVRFDLSESEDPSVPWLLESVARELGAVPEPEPGAADELSRLLGAYFDGEPVRFADHVEFDWRLTNGFSLTALQTISTIEWGETMSYGEVAVLAGHPGAARAVGTACRLTPFSIIVPVHRVVRSDGTPGHYGAHPERKRFLLDLEAR is encoded by the coding sequence ATGACCTTCCGCTACGACTTCGCTCCGACACCGTTCGGCGATGCTCTCGCGGTGTTCTCCGACGAGGGCATCGTGAGGTTCGATCTCTCCGAATCCGAAGACCCCTCCGTACCGTGGCTGCTGGAGAGCGTCGCTCGCGAGCTCGGCGCCGTCCCCGAACCCGAACCGGGCGCCGCAGACGAACTGTCGCGGCTCCTCGGGGCCTACTTCGACGGCGAGCCCGTGCGCTTCGCGGATCATGTGGAGTTCGACTGGCGCCTCACCAACGGATTCTCGCTGACCGCACTGCAGACGATCAGCACGATCGAGTGGGGCGAGACGATGAGCTACGGCGAGGTCGCCGTGCTCGCGGGCCATCCGGGAGCCGCCCGTGCGGTCGGCACGGCATGCCGACTCACCCCTTTCTCGATCATCGTGCCCGTGCACCGAGTGGTTCGGTCTGACGGAACGCCCGGGCACTACGGCGCGCACCCCGAGCGGAAGCGCTTCCTGCTCGATCTCGAAGCGCGCTGA
- a CDS encoding LuxR C-terminal-related transcriptional regulator produces the protein MSSTVTWESETELVANAVSELARRTRFPVAFGGLIEEGVVSVTSIVGNRTRSLDGLRVRPERGLGGRAMMELRPRMTSDYGSSQQITHDYDMFVLGEGLRTLLALPIVVRGRSRGVLYAGTWDEEPVGGITTAPAMQVAQSVADELRIRDEVEQRLRARTTDEAVAPPQREQLRESFAELRSIAASIDDDSLRRRIARVERRLAVIAGDAVPVATGPVPTVRLSPREIDVLACAALGSTNAEIASRLGLREGTVKAYLGTAMSKLDASTRHSAVAKARRAGLLP, from the coding sequence ATGAGCTCAACGGTGACGTGGGAATCCGAGACCGAGCTCGTCGCCAACGCGGTGAGCGAGCTGGCCAGGCGTACCCGCTTTCCCGTCGCGTTCGGCGGTCTGATCGAAGAGGGCGTCGTGAGCGTCACCAGCATCGTGGGCAACCGCACCCGCAGTCTCGACGGTCTGCGCGTCCGCCCGGAGCGAGGTCTCGGCGGCCGAGCGATGATGGAACTCCGGCCGAGGATGACGAGCGACTACGGCTCATCGCAGCAGATCACCCATGACTACGACATGTTCGTCCTCGGTGAAGGGCTTCGCACTCTCCTCGCCCTCCCCATCGTCGTACGTGGACGCTCCCGCGGTGTGCTGTACGCCGGCACCTGGGACGAGGAGCCGGTCGGCGGGATCACGACAGCACCGGCCATGCAGGTCGCGCAGTCCGTCGCCGACGAGTTGCGCATCCGTGACGAGGTCGAGCAGCGACTCCGGGCCCGGACGACGGACGAGGCCGTCGCGCCGCCCCAGCGCGAACAGTTGCGCGAGAGCTTCGCCGAACTCCGCAGCATCGCCGCCTCCATCGATGATGATTCGTTGCGGAGGCGGATCGCTCGAGTCGAACGACGGCTCGCTGTGATCGCCGGCGACGCGGTCCCCGTCGCGACAGGCCCGGTGCCCACCGTGCGACTTTCACCGCGCGAGATCGACGTGCTCGCATGCGCAGCGTTGGGGTCGACGAATGCGGAGATCGCCAGTCGTCTGGGACTGCGCGAGGGAACGGTGAAGGCGTACCTGGGCACGGCGATGTCAAAGCTCGACGCCTCCACTCGCCACTCCGCCGTGGCCAAGGCGCGGCGCGCGGGGCTGCTCCCCTGA
- a CDS encoding DMT family transporter, translated as MSWIVLIASGILEAVWATALGKSDGLTKLWPSVTFFVALAISMFGLAFAMRDISTGTAYAVWVGIGASLTVIWAMITGDTEISWLRILLLMGLVGCIVGLKLIDTGHE; from the coding sequence ATGTCGTGGATCGTTTTGATCGCATCCGGAATCCTCGAAGCCGTGTGGGCGACCGCACTGGGCAAATCCGACGGACTCACCAAGCTCTGGCCGAGCGTGACCTTCTTCGTCGCACTCGCGATCTCGATGTTCGGCCTCGCATTCGCGATGCGGGATATCTCCACCGGAACCGCGTACGCGGTATGGGTGGGAATCGGCGCATCACTCACAGTGATCTGGGCAATGATCACGGGAGACACCGAGATCTCCTGGCTGCGCATTCTGCTTCTGATGGGGCTCGTCGGCTGCATTGTGGGGCTCAAGCTCATCGACACCGGTCACGAATAA
- a CDS encoding histone-like nucleoid-structuring protein Lsr2 has translation MARRIVHQLVDDIDGSVLEVGEGETVHFSLNGTSYEIDLSSAHAEELRAAFEPYISAGRRAGSGGAVRSAAPRKRPGRNPEVAAIRTWANENGYTLSERGRIPAPIVDAYNAAH, from the coding sequence ATGGCGAGACGAATTGTGCACCAGCTGGTCGACGATATCGATGGCAGCGTCCTGGAGGTCGGCGAAGGCGAGACCGTTCATTTCTCTCTGAACGGCACCTCGTACGAGATCGACCTGAGCAGCGCTCACGCAGAGGAATTGCGTGCAGCGTTCGAACCGTACATCTCCGCAGGGCGTAGAGCAGGATCGGGTGGCGCTGTGCGCTCAGCCGCTCCTCGCAAGCGTCCGGGACGGAACCCTGAGGTCGCGGCCATCCGCACCTGGGCCAATGAGAACGGCTACACGCTTTCGGAGCGCGGACGCATTCCCGCGCCGATCGTCGACGCCTACAACGCAGCCCACTGA
- a CDS encoding MarR family winged helix-turn-helix transcriptional regulator — translation MENESRTTLAPGASGDAAMSADVPGPDGLSHSAIYDVDASDPRSALIDRSGVAPEDLRQIARLMGAIAELRDAEQRLSLASRRYMKLNETDMRALHYLIVCANRDAIATPGGIAQHLGISTAATTKLLDRLEKGKHIHRAPHPTDRRALAITISAETRHAAMETVGRQQAKRFYSAARLTSEEREVVIGFLTDMTSEITLRDEAWAKEKEE, via the coding sequence ATGGAGAACGAGTCCCGCACCACCCTCGCTCCGGGTGCGTCGGGAGACGCGGCGATGAGCGCGGACGTTCCAGGCCCGGACGGTCTGAGTCATTCGGCCATCTACGATGTCGATGCGAGCGACCCGCGCAGCGCCCTGATCGACCGAAGTGGCGTAGCCCCAGAGGATCTGCGGCAGATCGCGCGCCTCATGGGGGCGATCGCCGAGCTGCGCGATGCGGAGCAGCGCCTTTCACTGGCTTCGCGTCGGTACATGAAGTTGAACGAGACCGATATGCGCGCGCTGCATTATCTGATCGTGTGTGCGAATCGCGATGCGATCGCCACGCCGGGTGGTATCGCCCAGCATCTGGGCATTTCGACGGCAGCGACGACCAAGTTGCTCGACCGTCTGGAGAAGGGCAAGCATATTCATCGCGCTCCGCACCCGACGGATCGACGTGCTCTCGCGATCACCATCTCGGCGGAGACGCGTCACGCGGCTATGGAGACGGTGGGGAGACAACAGGCGAAGCGGTTCTATTCGGCCGCTCGACTGACGTCGGAGGAACGCGAGGTCGTCATCGGATTCCTCACGGATATGACGAGCGAGATCACTCTCCGCGATGAGGCCTGGGCGAAAGAAAAAGAGGAATAG
- the idi gene encoding isopentenyl-diphosphate Delta-isomerase gives MDDVTLLAEDGSVVGVLPKRDVHTSETPLHLAFSCHIRDHDGRILVTRRALSKQTWPGVWTNSFCGHPRPGEDMAAAVTRRAFEELGVTLSDIRLVLPSFRYRAVDASGIVENEICPVHVAVIDGELSVNPEEVAEWAWIEPADLVEAVERAPFAFSPWIREQLPLLRQIGEV, from the coding sequence ATGGACGATGTGACCCTCCTCGCCGAAGACGGGAGCGTGGTCGGCGTGCTCCCGAAGCGCGACGTGCACACGTCCGAGACTCCCCTGCATCTCGCGTTCTCGTGCCACATCCGTGACCACGACGGGCGCATCCTGGTGACCCGCCGCGCCCTGAGCAAGCAGACCTGGCCGGGCGTCTGGACCAACAGCTTCTGCGGCCACCCTCGCCCGGGCGAGGACATGGCGGCTGCCGTCACGCGCCGCGCCTTCGAAGAACTCGGCGTCACGCTCTCCGACATCCGCCTCGTCCTGCCGTCCTTCCGCTACCGCGCGGTCGATGCGAGCGGAATCGTCGAGAACGAGATCTGCCCCGTGCATGTCGCCGTCATCGACGGCGAACTGTCGGTGAACCCCGAAGAGGTCGCCGAATGGGCGTGGATCGAACCCGCCGACCTGGTGGAGGCCGTCGAAAGAGCACCGTTCGCCTTCAGCCCGTGGATCCGCGAGCAGCTGCCGCTGCTGCGCCAGATCGGCGAGGTCTGA
- a CDS encoding polyprenyl synthetase family protein has translation MATEEDLGTRIEEALRIRFAERSTAAEAYGPEFAALWKAAAEHALGGKLIRPRLLLDFRLALSAAGLSHEEAACAVDIAANVELLHYAFLLHDDVIDGDLIRRRRPNLIGSLAERRSDEPDDAELHWARSSAILMGDLLLASAVLGFARADVSADTRDRLLALMEQTILETVAGEHTDIGLSDGIIPPDLRTILSMSAYKTATYSFVLPLRAAAVLAGASPSAEEQLTAIGRHLGLAYQLQDDLLSVFGEAQEHGKDAFSDLREGKETAIIAYARMTGHWPSIELYFGATDLSAQQCADIRDRLRECGAEGFARSLVEEQLGAVSTVLAEAEAAGTISPAAGRTVLALASRIESRRA, from the coding sequence ATGGCGACCGAGGAGGACCTCGGCACCCGCATCGAAGAGGCACTCCGCATCCGCTTCGCCGAGCGCAGCACGGCCGCGGAGGCGTACGGCCCCGAGTTCGCAGCCCTGTGGAAGGCAGCGGCGGAACACGCGCTGGGGGGCAAGTTGATCCGCCCTCGCCTCCTGCTCGATTTCCGCCTAGCGCTCTCAGCCGCGGGCCTCTCTCACGAAGAAGCCGCCTGCGCCGTGGACATCGCGGCGAACGTCGAGCTCCTCCACTACGCGTTCCTCCTGCATGACGATGTGATCGACGGCGACCTGATCCGACGACGACGCCCCAATCTGATCGGCTCCCTCGCTGAGCGGCGATCGGACGAACCCGACGACGCGGAACTCCACTGGGCACGGTCCAGCGCGATCCTGATGGGCGATCTGCTGCTGGCCTCCGCCGTACTGGGGTTCGCACGCGCCGATGTCTCGGCCGACACCCGAGACCGCCTGCTCGCCCTGATGGAGCAGACCATCCTCGAGACGGTCGCCGGGGAGCACACCGACATCGGCCTGAGCGACGGCATCATCCCGCCGGATCTGCGCACCATCCTCTCGATGAGCGCCTACAAGACCGCGACGTACTCCTTCGTCCTCCCCCTTCGCGCCGCCGCCGTGCTGGCCGGTGCCTCCCCGTCCGCCGAGGAGCAGCTCACGGCGATCGGCCGTCATCTCGGCCTCGCCTACCAGTTGCAGGACGACCTGCTGTCGGTGTTCGGCGAAGCGCAGGAGCACGGGAAGGATGCCTTCTCCGATCTTCGCGAGGGCAAGGAGACGGCCATCATCGCGTACGCCCGGATGACGGGCCACTGGCCGAGCATCGAGCTGTACTTCGGCGCGACGGATCTGAGCGCTCAGCAGTGTGCCGACATCCGCGACCGTCTGCGCGAATGCGGCGCAGAGGGCTTCGCGCGCAGCCTGGTCGAGGAGCAGCTCGGCGCCGTGTCCACCGTGCTCGCCGAGGCCGAGGCTGCCGGCACGATCTCCCCCGCCGCCGGACGCACCGTCCTCGCCCTCGCCTCACGCATCGAGAGCCGACGCGCATGA
- a CDS encoding phytoene/squalene synthase family protein, which translates to MTGSPASPAGDGALDRFSRTADIATTDVIRTYSTSFGLATRLLGPRHRQHVRNIYAMVRIADEIVDGVAAEAGLDAAAQSDALASYVAETHRSMRTGYSSDLILHAFARTARECGIGEDLTQPFFDSMRADIASDAGFTAYDGDAHARYVYGSAEVVGLMCTRVFLRGASRTPAEEQTIDRGARQLGAAFQNVNFLRDLADDTDRLHRGYLGGGERLTEADRDAWVATVMQQLDDARIAIPLLPKDSRAAVRSAHALFSALTRRVAKTPVDVLYRKRVRVPDPLKALLAARAVFVTALERDR; encoded by the coding sequence ATGACGGGGAGCCCTGCGAGTCCCGCCGGAGACGGCGCGCTCGACCGTTTCAGCCGCACCGCCGACATCGCGACGACGGACGTCATCCGCACCTACTCCACCTCGTTCGGGCTCGCCACGCGCCTGCTCGGACCTCGTCACCGTCAACACGTGCGCAACATCTACGCGATGGTGCGGATCGCCGACGAGATCGTCGACGGCGTCGCGGCCGAGGCCGGTCTCGATGCCGCGGCGCAGAGCGACGCCCTCGCGTCGTACGTCGCCGAGACGCACCGGTCGATGCGCACGGGGTACAGCAGCGACCTGATCCTGCACGCGTTCGCACGCACCGCGCGGGAGTGCGGCATCGGGGAGGATCTGACGCAGCCGTTCTTCGACTCGATGCGCGCCGACATCGCGAGTGACGCGGGTTTCACCGCATACGACGGCGATGCCCACGCCCGCTACGTGTACGGCTCGGCCGAGGTCGTCGGCCTCATGTGCACGCGCGTGTTCCTGCGCGGCGCCTCGCGCACTCCCGCCGAGGAGCAGACGATCGACCGCGGCGCCCGCCAGCTCGGCGCCGCCTTCCAGAACGTGAACTTCCTGCGCGACCTCGCCGACGACACGGACCGGCTGCATCGCGGTTACCTCGGCGGCGGCGAGCGTCTCACCGAGGCAGACCGTGATGCCTGGGTCGCGACGGTCATGCAGCAGCTCGACGACGCGCGCATCGCGATCCCCCTGCTGCCCAAGGACTCCCGCGCGGCCGTCCGCAGCGCGCACGCCCTGTTCTCGGCGTTGACACGGCGAGTGGCGAAGACCCCCGTCGACGTGCTGTACCGCAAGAGGGTGCGGGTTCCCGATCCGCTCAAGGCTCTCCTCGCCGCCCGCGCCGTGTTCGTCACTGCCCTGGAGCGGGACCGATGA
- the crtI gene encoding phytoene desaturase family protein yields MSRVVVIGAGVAGLAVAGLLARDGHDVTILEKNDRVGGRAGTIERDGFRFDSGPSWYLMPEVFDHFFAMMGTSAEEQLDLTLLDPGYRVFRQPHTTTDAAASVTVPAGHERVSRLFDSLEPGSAPALAKYLDSAHDASTMAEKYFLYNPFTRIRSLLAPEVLRALPRLFTLLGTRLQAFAARRFRNPVIRQILGYPAVFLGTDPRSAPAMYHLMSALDLDQGVSYPQGGFWRVVERIEDLARGAGVRIVTDAEVTGIRTQDGQDGTHVTGVGWRDGTGAEHVERADIVVSAADLHHTETALLPASLQSYPESWWARRTSGPGGLLVMLGVRGTLPQLPHHSLFFTDDWDANFDAIFGRDPEIPSPASTYVCRPSATDPDVAPADHENLFILVPIPADVDLGHGGSDGSGSPAIERAADAAIDLVAQWADVPDLRERIVVRETKGPADFRDDYHSWRGGMLGPAHILSQSAMFRAQNASKRVRGLFYAGGTTAPGVGVPMCLISAEIVLKRIRGDHSGGPLPVPVRDPSRTEID; encoded by the coding sequence ATGAGCCGCGTCGTGGTGATCGGCGCCGGCGTCGCCGGACTCGCCGTGGCCGGTCTCCTCGCCCGCGACGGGCACGATGTCACGATCCTCGAGAAGAACGACCGCGTCGGCGGACGCGCCGGCACCATCGAGCGCGACGGGTTCCGTTTCGACTCCGGCCCCTCCTGGTACCTGATGCCGGAGGTGTTCGACCACTTCTTCGCGATGATGGGCACGAGCGCCGAGGAGCAGCTCGACCTGACGCTGCTCGACCCCGGGTATCGGGTGTTCCGTCAGCCGCACACGACGACGGATGCAGCCGCATCCGTGACGGTGCCGGCCGGACACGAACGCGTGAGCCGGCTGTTCGACTCGCTCGAGCCGGGGTCCGCTCCCGCACTGGCGAAGTACCTGGACTCCGCGCACGACGCCAGCACGATGGCGGAGAAGTACTTCCTCTACAACCCGTTCACCCGCATCCGCTCTCTGCTCGCACCCGAGGTGCTGCGCGCGCTCCCCCGCCTGTTCACGCTGCTGGGCACGCGCCTGCAGGCATTCGCGGCTCGGCGGTTCCGCAACCCCGTGATCCGTCAGATCCTCGGCTACCCCGCGGTCTTCCTCGGTACCGACCCGCGCAGCGCTCCGGCGATGTACCACCTCATGAGCGCGCTGGACCTCGATCAGGGCGTCAGCTATCCCCAGGGCGGCTTCTGGCGGGTGGTGGAGCGCATCGAGGATCTCGCCCGAGGCGCGGGAGTGCGCATCGTCACGGATGCCGAGGTCACCGGCATCCGCACGCAGGACGGGCAGGACGGCACCCATGTCACCGGTGTCGGATGGCGCGATGGGACCGGCGCCGAGCACGTGGAGCGCGCCGACATCGTGGTCTCCGCCGCCGACCTGCATCACACCGAGACCGCGTTGCTGCCGGCCTCCCTGCAGAGCTATCCGGAATCCTGGTGGGCACGACGCACCAGCGGTCCCGGTGGGCTGCTCGTGATGCTCGGCGTGCGCGGCACCCTGCCCCAGCTCCCGCATCACTCGCTGTTCTTCACCGACGACTGGGATGCGAACTTCGATGCGATCTTCGGACGCGACCCCGAGATCCCGTCTCCCGCGTCGACGTACGTCTGCCGTCCGAGTGCGACAGACCCCGATGTCGCTCCCGCCGACCACGAGAACCTGTTCATCCTGGTGCCGATCCCCGCCGACGTCGACCTCGGTCATGGCGGATCGGACGGCAGCGGATCTCCGGCGATCGAACGTGCAGCCGACGCCGCCATCGACCTCGTCGCGCAGTGGGCCGATGTCCCCGATCTGCGCGAACGCATCGTCGTGAGGGAGACGAAGGGCCCGGCGGACTTCCGAGACGACTACCACTCGTGGCGCGGCGGGATGCTGGGGCCGGCGCACATCCTCTCGCAGAGCGCGATGTTCCGCGCGCAGAACGCCTCGAAGCGGGTGCGCGGCCTCTTCTACGCCGGCGGAACCACTGCTCCGGGCGTCGGCGTGCCGATGTGTCTGATCAGCGCGGAGATCGTGCTGAAGCGCATCCGTGGCGATCACTCCGGCGGTCCGCTCCCCGTACCGGTCCGCGACCCTTCTCGCACGGAGATCGACTGA
- a CDS encoding lycopene cyclase domain-containing protein translates to MGALYLTALLVSLGCMLLLDWRFRLFFWRDAVAAATVTVIGVAFFLAWDVAGIAGGIFFRGDATIATGIVFAPELPIEEPVFLLFLVVCTMVIYTGAVRVLTGLRTRRRAEEVRG, encoded by the coding sequence ATGGGCGCGCTGTACCTGACTGCGCTGCTCGTGTCACTCGGATGCATGCTCCTGCTCGACTGGCGCTTCCGCCTGTTCTTCTGGCGCGACGCGGTCGCGGCGGCCACCGTGACCGTCATCGGCGTCGCGTTCTTCCTCGCCTGGGACGTCGCGGGAATCGCCGGAGGGATCTTCTTCCGCGGCGATGCGACGATCGCGACCGGGATCGTGTTCGCGCCGGAGCTGCCGATCGAGGAGCCCGTCTTCCTGCTGTTCCTCGTCGTGTGCACGATGGTCATCTACACCGGTGCCGTACGCGTCCTCACCGGCCTCCGCACCCGGCGTCGTGCCGAGGAGGTGCGGGGATGA
- a CDS encoding lycopene cyclase domain-containing protein, producing the protein MTYIQLAAWFLAAAVAAALVLSLLARRRGAAPHLGAIALTVLALFILTAVFDTIMIGTGLFHYSGQHLLDIHIGLAPIEDFAYPLAGALLLPSLWAALRARRSARKPTAADESEADA; encoded by the coding sequence ATGACCTACATCCAGCTCGCCGCATGGTTCCTCGCGGCAGCCGTCGCAGCCGCGCTGGTGCTGTCGCTGCTCGCGCGACGCCGCGGTGCCGCCCCTCACCTCGGAGCGATCGCGCTGACCGTGCTGGCGCTGTTCATCCTCACCGCCGTGTTCGACACGATCATGATCGGCACCGGACTGTTCCACTACTCGGGACAGCACCTCCTCGACATCCACATCGGCCTGGCTCCGATCGAGGACTTCGCCTACCCCCTCGCCGGCGCGCTGCTGTTGCCGAGCCTGTGGGCGGCGCTGAGGGCACGCCGCAGCGCCCGGAAACCCACCGCCGCGGATGAGTCGGAGGCAGACGCATGA
- a CDS encoding prenyltransferase — protein sequence MSAVTGRPALGRDIAQIVLSSRPISWINTAFPFAAAYLLSTREVDATLVIGTLYFLIPYNLAMYGINDVFDYASDLANPRKGGIEGALLAPRIHRATLWAAAVTNVPFLVYLVIVGNPASWIWLAVSVFAVIAYSAPGLRFKERPFLDSITSSTHFVSPAIVGLALTGAPVTTGTVIVLVAFFLWGMAAHAFGAVQDVGPDREAGIGSIATVIGARATVRMSVVLWTVAGASMLLTPWPAPLAAVLAVPYIVNALPWWNVTDEGSAATNRSWRRFIALNYIAGFLATMILILAWVS from the coding sequence ATGAGCGCCGTGACAGGGCGGCCGGCGCTCGGCCGCGACATCGCCCAGATCGTGCTCTCCTCCCGGCCGATCAGCTGGATCAACACCGCCTTCCCGTTCGCTGCCGCCTATCTGCTCAGCACGCGAGAGGTCGACGCGACGCTCGTCATCGGCACCCTGTACTTCCTCATCCCCTACAACCTCGCCATGTACGGGATCAACGACGTGTTCGACTACGCCTCCGACCTGGCGAACCCACGCAAGGGCGGGATCGAGGGCGCGCTGCTGGCACCCCGCATCCATCGGGCGACGCTCTGGGCTGCAGCCGTCACCAACGTCCCCTTCCTGGTCTATCTCGTGATCGTCGGCAACCCGGCATCCTGGATCTGGCTCGCCGTGAGCGTCTTCGCCGTGATCGCGTACTCGGCACCGGGCCTGCGCTTCAAGGAGCGCCCGTTCCTCGACTCGATCACCTCGAGCACGCACTTCGTCAGCCCCGCGATCGTCGGGCTCGCTCTGACCGGTGCTCCCGTGACGACCGGCACCGTGATCGTGCTCGTCGCCTTCTTCCTCTGGGGGATGGCGGCGCACGCGTTCGGCGCCGTGCAGGACGTCGGTCCGGACCGAGAGGCCGGGATCGGCTCCATCGCCACCGTCATCGGAGCCAGAGCGACCGTGCGGATGTCGGTCGTGCTCTGGACCGTGGCGGGAGCGAGCATGCTGCTGACGCCGTGGCCCGCCCCGCTCGCGGCCGTGCTCGCGGTCCCGTACATCGTCAACGCGCTGCCCTGGTGGAACGTGACGGACGAGGGCTCCGCGGCGACCAACCGCTCCTGGCGGCGCTTCATCGCTCTGAACTACATCGCGGGCTTCCTCGCGACCATGATCCTGATCCTCGCCTGGGTCTCCTGA